The Candidatus Eisenbacteria bacterium region ACGCACCCGGCGGGGCGGCGGCTCCGAGCCGCCGCCCGACGGCCGGGCTCCGGATCGCAATCACTCGAAGGAGGCGACATGTGGTGGCTCGTGGGCTTGCTCGCGGCACTCGCCGCAGCCAGCAACAACGACTCGCGGAACTCGGTGGTGAGCGGTTCCAGCCGCTCGTCCGACTCCGACGGCTGGTCGCGCACGCTGACTTACCGCTCGCGCGACGGCAGCTCGTTCTTCCGGTTCCGCTTCACGCCGATCGGCGGGGACATCCGGATCCACATCCTCGAGCTTCCGAATCCCCGTGTCGGCTCGTGTCACGTGCTGCACGACGCGCAGGGGCTCTACATCTGCTGGTCGACTGCAGTCCGGTCGATGGCCGCGGCAAAGGCTGTCGCCCTGATGTGGGCCGAGGCCACGCTCATCTACCAGCGCACAGGTCGCTCGTTCTAGGAGGGATGTGCCCCATGAGACTCAGGCTAGGACTCGGGAATCGAGGTGCGAGGATGCGACGGAGCGATGGACCGGGCAACCCCTCGCGAGAGCCCCTACGTGTGACTGCGGCGGTCCATCGCCAGATCATCGGTGCCATCGGCGGCAAGACGCCCGAGAACGGGATGCTCCTGGGCGGAGATCCAGTCGACGGTGTCGTCCGGCACGTGGTGTTCGACGACGGCGCCGTGCGCTCCGGCAGCACCTACTCGCCCGACCACGTTCGATTGAATTCTCTGCTGTCGGACTGGTGGCGGCCCTCCGGCATCCGCCTGCTCGGCTTCGTGCACTCGCACCCGGGGCAGTTCGCGCGTCCATCGGGTGGTGACCTGCACTACGCCAAGGCCATCCTCAAGGCGAACCCGCACCTCGATCGGCTCCTCATGCCGATCGTGACCGTCACGCCCGAGCCGATGATTCACCCGTTCGTGGTGCGCCGAACGGCCGAGGGCGTAACGGCGGCGCCAGCGACGCTCGAGGTCCTCGACGAGGTGCTCCTGACGGCCGGCGAGAAGTCGCCGAACGTTCCCGCGGTCGAGTTGCCCGTCCTGCCTCCGCGGCGCATTCGCGAGGAGACGTTTCAGCGCGTCGTGTGCGCCTACGACCTGGCGCATCTGCGGCACTGCCGCGTCGTCGTGGTCGGCGTGGGCGGCGCGGCCGGCTTTGCCGAGGATCTCGTCCGGGCCGGCGTGCATGACCTCGTCCTCATCGATCCCGACACCGTCTCGACCTCGAACCTCGCCACGCAGCAGGTGTATCGACGCGACCTCGGCCGTTCGAAGGTCGAGGCCATCGCCGACCGGCTGCGCGACATCAACCCCGCCGTCGAGGTGCGCGCCCTGCAGGCGGACTTCACCAGCCTCACCGAGTCCGAGGTCGAGAGCCTGCTCGGGCTCGACCTCGCCCGGCCGCCGATCCGCACGCTGCTGTGCGGCTGCACGGACGACTTCTTCGCGCAGGCGCGAGTGAACCGCGTTGGGCTGCAGCACGGCGTACCGACCCTCTGCGGCCAACTGTACGCCGAAGGCCGCGGAGCCGAGCTGACGTTCACCTACCCGGCTGTCACCCCGGCTTGCCATCGCTGCATCCTCCGCTCGCGCTACGAGGCCTACCTCGAGCACCGATACGCCAATGCCGTCACGTCTGACGGGACGCCGATTTCGTCCACGACCCGATTGAATGCCGCAAAGCTCGCGGTCGCGATGGGGCTGCTCCACCACGGCACCACGCACGCGCGCTGGGGGCGTCTGCTCGAACGCATCGGTAACCGCAACCTCGTCCAACTCCGCCTCGACCCCGATCTCGAGCTGCCCGTGTTCGATCAAGTTCTCGTCGGCGACCGCGAGCGGGTGTTCAGCGACGAAGCCGTCTGGCTGCCGCAGGAACCCGAGGGACCGGCAGTGGGCCGCCCCGCGTGCCCGGACTGCGGCGGGACCGGGGATCTGCGGCAAGCGATCGGGACAATTGCCGACACCCGTCTGCTTCCGCCGCGGAAGACGGTGTGATGGCTCGCGAAGTCGACTGGTTCGGGTTCCTCGTGTCCGTCTTCGTGAAGGGGGTCTTCGCGATGCTCATCATCCACTGGGTTCTTGCACAAGTCCTCTTGATCTGGACCTCGGCCGATCGCTCGCTGCGCCCGATGTCGCTCGCCGCAGACCTGCTGGGTGGGGTCGTCCTGATCTGCCTGCTGGTTGGTCTGGCGGCTCGTGCACGAGCAGCGTTCGAGGGCCGTGATCGCGGGCTCGTCCGTGAACGACGCGCGGAGCGGCGGCTCGTCCGTCACAGCGTTCGACGTTCGGCCGACGACGTCCCGTTGGACGATGCACCGCAGTCGGCGGACTCCGATCCGATCCTGCACCACGACGAGGGGGCCGACGAATGAGCCTTCTTCTCGACTTAAGGCGCATCCTCCATCCTGCCGATCCGCGCGACGCTCGTCGTTTCGAGCGGATCGCGCGCCAAGATGCCAGTCCCTACTTCGCTGCACGCCGGGAGTTCGAGAGCCGATTTCGGTGCGCCCGCGCATCGGACCGCATTGTATTTGGCCGCGGACCCACGGTCGGTGGCGAGTACAACTGGTTCGGCCTGCCGTTTCGCGATCTCGGCCACGTGTGGATTCATGGAGCAACTGGATCCGGCAAGAGCTTTGCGGCGCTCAGTCTGATCCTCTCGCTCCTGCGCCGGAGCCGTGCGCGGATCTTCCTCTTCGACTTCAAGCCCGAGATCGCCGATCTCGTCTTGCTCGCCGTTCAGGCGCTCGTGGCTCGGAGCGAGACGTGGCTGCTCGATGACGTCCAGCTGCTCGATCCCTTCGGCCCGACGCCGCTGCCGCTTCGCGTGACCGTGCCCGAGCCCGGGGTGCCGCGAAGCGTCCAGGCCCTGGCCCTCGCTTCGAGCCTCGAGGAGACGGTGGCCAGCGAGCTGGGCGTGCGGATGCTGCGGACCTTCGTGTGGCTTGTGAGCCTGGCCATCGAGTGCGGTTATCCGCTGACGGCCCTGGCGCGGTGGCTGCGTACACCGGGCGTCTTCCAGGAGCTGGCGCTACGTTCCACCGATCCGGAGCTTCGCGAGTATGCCGCCTCCAGCTTCGGGCGCGAGCAGCGGGCGTCGCTGGAAGCGATTGCCGCGCGCCTCGACTTGTTGGTGTTCCTGCCGCAACTGCGCGCGGCGCTCGAGCACCCGGGGTGCATCGATCTGGCCGCGCTCTTCCGTCGGCCCGGGCTCACTCTCGTGCGTCTGGGCGGCGCGCCGGCCGGAGCGGAGGCGGCCGAGCGGTTGATCGCTTCGCTGCTCATGGGCCTGTGGACGCGCGCCGTGCTCTCCCGCGAGATCACCGAGGGCTCATTGCCGGTGGTCGGAGTGTTCGACGAAGGCCAGCTGGCGGTCCGGGCCCGCGACGTCGAGCACTTCTCGCGGTTCGCGACGTTGGCTAGGTCCAAGCGCGGGACGCTGGTCTTCCTCAACCAGCAGATCTCGCAGCTCGACCACGGCTTCGCCCGGGTGCTGCGGACGAACGCCAACCTGGAGATGGCCTTCCGCTCGAGCGCCGAGGACGCGGCCTCCCTGGCCTCCGTCCTGCCGCTGGCGGTGGGAGAGGGCGCCGAGGCGGCGGATCGTCGCGAACTCGTCCGTACCCTCAGCCATCTGCCGAACCGCACGTTCGCGCTCTGGGCCAAGAGCCTCGGGCATGCGGCGCTCCTTCGCTCCCCGCGCATCGATCTGGATGGCATGCGACGTGACGCGGGCCGTATTCCCGAGAGCGCCGCGCAGGCGCTTCTTGTGGGGACGGTCCCGGTTCGGCAGTTCACCCCGCCGTCGAGTCCATTCCGTGCTCCTGAAGAAGAGGCCGAGGTTGAAGCGCCCGGACCCGACGATGGCTTCCCGAGCCTTGGATAGGAGCGGAGTGTGCGTGAAGTACGGGAATTGGCGCGATTCGTCGTCGGAGTCGTCCGCGCGCTCGTTTGGCTGGTGGCCACTATCTGGCTGGGCGGCCGGGCGATCTGGCGTGGCGCGGACCTGCTCCGTCGCTGGCGCCTCGTCCACAGCGATCGGCTCAGCTGTCCCCGCGGCCATGAGGTCGTGCTGCTTGGCACGTGGCGCTGCGGCTGCGGCGCCGCCTTCGACGGCTACGTCTTCGCCAAGTGCCCGATCTGCCACCGTACCGCCGGCTGGGTGCCATGCACGCGATGCCAGCTGCCTTTGAGGAACCCGGCCCTTGACTAACCAGCACCAAAGAGCGCCGCGCGGGGTGCGCCGAGGCCGGACTCGCCTGGAACTGACGAGACGCGACCGGGCGATCTTGGGAGCGGTCAGCAGGTTCAGGCTGTGCCGGAGCAGCGACCTGGCGCGGCTCTTCTTCGGCGCGGCCAGCCGGACGCGAGTGGCCCAGCGGCTTCGGAGCCTGTTCGGGGCGGGCTATCTCGACGTGCGGGTCGAACACCTGGCGGAGGAGAACCTCCACTCGCTTGGCGAGCTGGGTCGGGCTTGGGCGCGAGCACAGGGGCTGACGATCGGCCGCGTGCCGAGCGGCCGGATCGGCCACCACCTCGACGTCGTGCGCGCGTGGAGCACACTGGCTGCCGTCCTCGGGCCCCACAACCAGATCCGGCTCGCGCGCGTCCGGCCGGACTGGGAGTTGCGGGAGGCAGGCGGTCACCTCGTCGTGCCGGATCTGCTCGTGGAGCTCTCGGCGGCGGGGAAGCGATTGGTCGTGGCGGTCGAGGTCGATCGCGGAACCGAGCGGACACGCGCCTGGCAGGACAAGCTCGCGCGCTACAGCGCCGTCCACGCCGACCGCGAGGCCCTGCTCGTGGTGATCGCCGCCCCGTCGGTCGTCCCGGCGCTCGAGCGGCTGGCCAAGCGTGCCTGGCTTGGCCGCGTGCTGGTCGTGGCCGAGGCCGACTGGCCGGAGCTGTTCATCCGCCGCGCTGAGGCCCTTCTCACGGACCCTTCTTGCAGCAAGAAGGGGGAGGAGGCGGCAAGTGCTTGAGATCACGAATCCCCCGCGCTGCTTGGGCGCGGGCAATTGCAGAGAAGAACACGGGCCGGGAGCGTTGGCTCATGAACTAACCAACGGATCCCATGAAACGACAACTCCTCGGAGGGCTCGGCTGGCTCCTCGCACTGCCGGTGGTCGGCGCAGTGCGACTCGTCTGGTCCATTCTTCGGCTGCTCGCGGCACAGCGCCCGCAGACGATCCTCATGCTCGTCGGCGTCGGTCTCGTGCTGAGCTTCTCGAATCCGCTAACCGACCAGCTGGCGCTGGCAGGACTCTGGCCTCCGGAGCCAGGGGTACTGCTACGCGTGGGCTGGGCGGTGGCGGCCGGGGTGCTCTTCCACGGACTGCGCTCGCCGGGCCTGAATCGACTGCGCCGCCGGCTGCTTCAGCTGGAATGACCGGCGGTCGCAAAGCGTACGGCCGTTCGGCTGGCAGGAACGCCAGTCTGGTTCCGACGACCGAGTGCCGTCCGTGGATCGCTCCGGAGGGGACGATCGCGGGTTGGCGCCTCCCGGCCGTGACAACCATTGCAGGTCTCGAATGAGCGGGATCCCGTCTCGCATCCGAGCGTCGCACGCCGAGCTGCTCGACCTCGGCCCGGCTGGGTCTGTGGAAGCGCCTCAGCTAGCGCCGCAGCGCCCCAGCATCGTCGACGAGTCGCACCTGCTGACGCTCGGCGATGTGGCCGAGTACCTGCGCGTCAGCCCGCGGACGGTGCGCCGGCTCATGCGCCGCGGCTTGCCTTGTATCCGGTTCGGGCGCTCGGTTAGGTTCGAGCCCAAGGCGGTTTCTCGCTGGCTCGAAGCGCGTCAAGAAGGAGGCTGACGTGCCACCGAGACCGAGGAACTTGGTCAGGAAGCCGGGGAAGCCGGGCTGGTACTTCCGCCGCAAAGTCGGCGGGCGAACGTTCTGGCGATCCCTCGGCATGGACTACGAGGAGGCGTGCCGCAGACTTCGTCGATACAGAGACCGCGAGACGGTTCGGCGACCGGACCTCACGGTCAAGAGAGCAGCCGAAGATTGGCTCGAGGCGTACGTGGCTACCGCTCGTCGGCCGGAAGATCGGCCGCTGGCGGCTCAGCGCGTGCGTGACTACCTGGTCCCGGCCATCGGGCACCTGCTCGTCGTTCGGATCACGGGCGACGATCTCCGACGCTACCGGCTCCGGTTGGAGCGGGGGCACTTGTCGCGACAGTCCGTGCGGCACGTGCTAGCCGACTGCCGGTGCTTGTTCCGCTGGTGCGTGGACTCGGGACTGCTGGACCAGTCCCCGGTCCCGCGGAAGTTCCTGCCGCGGATCCAGGAGCGGCCACCCGATCGGTTGTCGGAGGAGCAGCTGCAGTTGGCCTGCAGTCTGCCGGACCCGTGGGGCTTCTTCTGCCGGCTCGGTGCCGGGACGGGTCTGCGTTGGGGCGAGCTCCACCGACTCCAGTCTTCGGACCTGCAGCACGGGCTGCTGGTCATCCATCAGACCAAGAGCGGCAAGGTCCGGCGGGTGCCAGTCCCGAGAAGCCTGCAGCTGGAGATCCGCGGTCGGGTGGGCCGGCTCGTGGCGTTCAAACACGCGCAGAGCATCAGCGACTACGTGCGTGCCGCCGGCGTCGAGGGCTTCCACGTCCACCAACTGCGGCACACGTTCGCGTGCCGGTGGCTGGAACGCGGAGGATCGCTGGCCGCGCTGCAGCAGATTCTCGGGCATGCGTCGATCGTCACGACGCAGCGCTACGCCAGTATCTCGACGGACATGATCCAGCGTGAGGCTGAGCGTCTTGAAACCGAAGGGGTTCCCCTCGGGGTACCCCGGAACTACGAAGACACTGAGGAGTCAACAGGTTAGGCGGAAATTTGGGCAGGGCTCGAAAACCGTTAAGGGCGCAAGCCCTTCGAGGGTTCGAATCCCTCCCTCTCCGCCAGCCGGCGGCGCCACGGGCGCTGCGAGCTCGCCGAACGGACCCGCTCTCGCGGGTCCGTTCGTTTTATCGGAGCGGTCCCCCGAACCGCGCCCGATCGAGCCTGCGGCACACCGCTCCCTGGGCCGGGCCGAGGCCACGGCGTCGCGAGCGGCCGGAAAGGGGAGGCCGGGACCCGGGAAGGAGCCTGTCCGGGGCCGGCCAGCCCGGGTTCGAGGCCCATCCCGCCGGCTTCGGGTGTTCATTTCCGACATCCCGGGTGTTAGCCTTCTTGGTCTTGAACGCCGCTGATGGAGCGGCCGGACGGCCGGTGGACTCACCCCCCCGTTGCGCAATGCGCAGGAATCCGCCCGGATCCGTCCCGAGATCCCGCCGAGGAGGGGCTCGAACCCCTGTCCCGAGGCGGGTGAGCGACCACCTGGAGGCTCGATGCCGCACTCGCGCGAGGACCTGGACGCGCTTTTCAGCCAGGCGTACGAAGAGCTGCGGCGCCTGGCCTCGGCGGTCCGGCGGGGCGATCCGAGCGCGACGCTCAATCCGACCGCGCTGGTGCACGAGGCCTGGCTGCGCATGGCACGTGACCCGGACATCCCGGTCACCTCGGAGCTGCACTTCAAGCGCATCGCGGCGCGCGCGATGCGCCGGGTCCTGATCGAGGCGGCGCGGGCGCGCAAGGCGGCCAAGCGCGGCGGCGGCGCGGCGCTGGCGACGTTCGACGAGTCGCTCCACGG contains the following coding sequences:
- a CDS encoding sigma-70 family RNA polymerase sigma factor, which codes for MPHSREDLDALFSQAYEELRRLASAVRRGDPSATLNPTALVHEAWLRMARDPDIPVTSELHFKRIAARAMRRVLIEAARARKAAKRGGGAALATFDESLHGHDCVPDEVLALDRALDSLAKLNPRQATMVESRFFGGLDVRETAELLQVSETTVERDWRAARAWLAVELGAGGSPA
- a CDS encoding ThiF family adenylyltransferase translates to MTAAVHRQIIGAIGGKTPENGMLLGGDPVDGVVRHVVFDDGAVRSGSTYSPDHVRLNSLLSDWWRPSGIRLLGFVHSHPGQFARPSGGDLHYAKAILKANPHLDRLLMPIVTVTPEPMIHPFVVRRTAEGVTAAPATLEVLDEVLLTAGEKSPNVPAVELPVLPPRRIREETFQRVVCAYDLAHLRHCRVVVVGVGGAAGFAEDLVRAGVHDLVLIDPDTVSTSNLATQQVYRRDLGRSKVEAIADRLRDINPAVEVRALQADFTSLTESEVESLLGLDLARPPIRTLLCGCTDDFFAQARVNRVGLQHGVPTLCGQLYAEGRGAELTFTYPAVTPACHRCILRSRYEAYLEHRYANAVTSDGTPISSTTRLNAAKLAVAMGLLHHGTTHARWGRLLERIGNRNLVQLRLDPDLELPVFDQVLVGDRERVFSDEAVWLPQEPEGPAVGRPACPDCGGTGDLRQAIGTIADTRLLPPRKTV
- a CDS encoding replication-relaxation family protein, producing MGAVSRFRLCRSSDLARLFFGAASRTRVAQRLRSLFGAGYLDVRVEHLAEENLHSLGELGRAWARAQGLTIGRVPSGRIGHHLDVVRAWSTLAAVLGPHNQIRLARVRPDWELREAGGHLVVPDLLVELSAAGKRLVVAVEVDRGTERTRAWQDKLARYSAVHADREALLVVIAAPSVVPALERLAKRAWLGRVLVVAEADWPELFIRRAEALLTDPSCSKKGEEAASA
- a CDS encoding helix-turn-helix domain-containing protein; this translates as MSGIPSRIRASHAELLDLGPAGSVEAPQLAPQRPSIVDESHLLTLGDVAEYLRVSPRTVRRLMRRGLPCIRFGRSVRFEPKAVSRWLEARQEGG
- a CDS encoding site-specific integrase, which produces MVRKPGKPGWYFRRKVGGRTFWRSLGMDYEEACRRLRRYRDRETVRRPDLTVKRAAEDWLEAYVATARRPEDRPLAAQRVRDYLVPAIGHLLVVRITGDDLRRYRLRLERGHLSRQSVRHVLADCRCLFRWCVDSGLLDQSPVPRKFLPRIQERPPDRLSEEQLQLACSLPDPWGFFCRLGAGTGLRWGELHRLQSSDLQHGLLVIHQTKSGKVRRVPVPRSLQLEIRGRVGRLVAFKHAQSISDYVRAAGVEGFHVHQLRHTFACRWLERGGSLAALQQILGHASIVTTQRYASISTDMIQREAERLETEGVPLGVPRNYEDTEESTG